In Ignavibacteria bacterium, a single genomic region encodes these proteins:
- a CDS encoding T9SS type A sorting domain-containing protein: MKKLKFLPLAAIVTLIVYSLGFNIYEQVLTWNPVTIQFFQYKADDSLALGKDRSDKLGDSVEIVARVLAPPRVSPATNDFRTLLRGTSSWTCYMQDTANGLFGGIVVRQGGRGPQTGIDLVDTGAIIKVRGIIQEFPATGYSNSLTQIDHDTTSGYTITVLQSTGSRPIPKLVNITDFNQGDYPNGGTINYVNGEKYEGMYVEIRNVTIGTGIGNRQPWSVVDENGNKLYMRDFSNFFSTQPSGDTLRPWTHPLAGTYVNYVRGVIIAANNEGAFGTQLPYAIVPIYPSDLSLGNAPPQISSVTRNPGVPTPNDSVSVTCSVLDPALNPNSISEVRVFWKVNGGAFESKVMPFVTGNLYSTKMPPQALGNLVEYFIKATDNNGGSKNFPADTLKSKLFYKVFANDSLSIQDVQWCPNNGGYSGFNGATVRGIEGIVTADTSDIRAFSFSSSGGSQTSPRRVIIQNGTGVWSGIWIYNNATDVLKRGDRVRVKGVVEESNGMTRINVAAASDITLISTGNPLPDVQNLTTAELANNKLDGDTTIEKWESVFVRFNTPFWITCINAGSGISCTSRQTLIDTAFRRNYGEILVRDNSNIDARIELQDGGHTFTNNWDGVTTGKTLLTQNDSIMFTQGILYYSFGNYKMVPRRNTDFGTVIPVGIINNNEIVKSYSLSQNYPNPFNPVTKIRFTLPVNSNVRITVYNVLGKEVAKLVDRSMPVGSYTVDWTANNFASGVYFYKVVADGNDGSRFVNTKRMVLIK; the protein is encoded by the coding sequence ATGAAGAAATTAAAATTTTTACCTTTAGCAGCAATTGTAACATTGATTGTCTATTCACTTGGATTCAATATATATGAACAAGTGCTTACATGGAATCCTGTTACAATTCAATTCTTTCAGTATAAAGCAGATGACTCTCTTGCACTCGGTAAAGACAGGTCAGATAAACTTGGCGACTCGGTAGAGATCGTTGCAAGAGTATTAGCTCCACCGAGGGTTTCACCTGCGACAAATGATTTCAGGACTTTACTCAGGGGAACATCATCATGGACATGTTACATGCAAGATACTGCAAATGGACTATTTGGCGGTATTGTTGTTCGTCAGGGCGGCAGAGGTCCCCAAACAGGAATAGACCTGGTTGATACCGGTGCAATAATTAAAGTTCGCGGTATAATACAGGAGTTTCCTGCAACAGGATATTCAAATTCATTAACACAGATCGACCATGACACGACTTCAGGGTATACGATAACTGTCCTTCAAAGCACGGGTTCACGTCCAATACCGAAACTCGTAAATATTACAGATTTTAATCAGGGTGATTATCCAAACGGCGGAACAATAAATTATGTAAACGGTGAGAAATACGAAGGTATGTATGTTGAAATCAGGAACGTTACAATAGGTACTGGTATTGGTAATCGTCAACCGTGGAGTGTAGTGGATGAAAATGGTAATAAATTGTATATGAGAGATTTTTCAAATTTCTTTTCTACACAACCATCAGGTGATACTCTTCGACCATGGACTCATCCTCTTGCAGGAACGTATGTGAATTACGTTAGAGGTGTAATCATTGCTGCAAATAATGAAGGCGCATTTGGGACACAATTACCTTACGCGATTGTTCCGATATATCCAAGCGATTTAAGTCTTGGTAATGCTCCACCACAGATATCTTCTGTGACTCGAAATCCGGGAGTTCCAACTCCAAACGATAGCGTTTCTGTTACTTGTTCAGTATTAGACCCAGCATTAAATCCAAATTCAATTTCAGAAGTAAGAGTATTCTGGAAGGTAAATGGAGGTGCTTTTGAAAGTAAAGTAATGCCTTTCGTAACAGGTAATCTATATTCCACAAAAATGCCTCCTCAGGCACTTGGAAATTTAGTTGAATATTTTATAAAGGCAACTGATAACAACGGTGGTTCGAAAAATTTCCCTGCAGATACTTTAAAATCAAAACTTTTTTATAAAGTTTTTGCAAACGATTCGTTATCTATTCAGGATGTGCAGTGGTGTCCTAATAATGGCGGATACAGCGGCTTCAATGGTGCTACAGTCAGAGGTATTGAAGGAATTGTAACTGCTGATACTTCTGATATCCGTGCATTTAGTTTTAGTTCAAGTGGTGGTTCTCAGACATCACCCAGAAGAGTAATTATTCAAAATGGTACAGGAGTCTGGAGTGGCATTTGGATATACAATAATGCAACTGATGTATTAAAAAGAGGTGATAGAGTAAGAGTAAAAGGTGTTGTTGAGGAATCAAACGGTATGACAAGAATTAATGTTGCAGCAGCTTCAGATATTACTTTAATTTCAACCGGTAATCCTCTGCCAGACGTACAGAACCTTACGACTGCTGAGCTCGCTAACAACAAACTTGATGGTGATACAACAATAGAAAAATGGGAATCCGTTTTTGTGAGGTTTAATACACCTTTCTGGATTACATGTATAAATGCAGGTTCCGGTATTTCCTGCACCTCAAGGCAAACATTAATAGACACTGCATTCAGGAGGAATTATGGTGAAATTCTAGTAAGAGATAATTCTAATATTGATGCAAGGATTGAATTGCAGGACGGTGGACATACCTTTACGAATAATTGGGACGGTGTTACTACCGGAAAGACATTACTCACTCAGAATGACAGTATTATGTTTACTCAGGGTATTTTATACTATTCATTTGGTAACTATAAAATGGTTCCAAGAAGGAATACTGACTTCGGTACTGTAATACCAGTTGGTATCATCAACAATAATGAAATAGTAAAATCGTATTCACTTTCGCAAAATTATCCTAATCCGTTTAATCCTGTGACAAAAATCAGGTTTACACTTCCGGTTAATAGCAATGTGAGAATAACGGTATACAATGTTCTTGGAAAAGAAGTAGCT